AAGCTTGAGGAGGTCAATGAGGGCCTCTATTCCGTTCAGTACCCCGCCGATGAAGCAGACCCCATACCCTAAGGCCTCCGCCGTGAGGGCCAGGTAGGCCCCAGCAAGCCCCGCATCCAGGATGGCGAAGTGGAGAGCGGTCCGGGGCCAAGGGGCCATGGCCTGGCCCCGGTGGGCGAGAAGCCTTTCCAGGCGGTGGATGTCCGCCAGGAGCACGAAGAACTCCGCCGCCTGCCGGATGTGCTCCTGCTCCCCGGAAAGCCTGGCGATGGTGTCCCGGAGCGCGGGATCTTTCACCCGGATGACGGAGTAGAGCTGGGCGCTGGCGTCCGTGGGGGCGCGCTGCAGGGCGAAAAGGAGCTTATTTAGGTCCCCCTCGGGAATGGGCTCGGGCTTGAAGCGGCGGACGCTCCGCCTTCGGGCGAGGACGGCCAAGAGGTCCACGGAGGCCAGGATACTACTTGGAGGGAAGCTCCATCCGCACCACCCTCCACCCGAAAAGCCCCTAGCCGAGCCCAAGCCAAGCCAGGTAGGCCCGCCACAGGGTTTCTCCAAAGAAGAAGGCCGCCACCCCCCCAAGGGCCAAATAGGGGCCGAAGGGGATTTTGCGTTGGCGGAAGAGGAGGCCCACCACGGCTCCGGCGAAGACCCCAAGGAAAAGGGCCAGGAAGGCGTAGGGCCCAAGCCAAGCCCCTAAGGCCCCAAGGAGCTTCACGTCCCCGTAGCCCATGGCCACGGGCTCCTCTTCCTCGCCCTCCGGCACCGGCCGGAAGGCCCAGTAAAGCCCCCCGGCCAGGGCCAGGCCCCCGGCGGCGAGGAGGGCCCCCTTAAGGCTTAGGAGGAAGTCCAGGTCCAGGGCGGGGGCGAGGAGGAGGGCGAGGGGCAGGAGGGGCAGGGTGAGGCGGTCGGGGAGGACCACGGGCTTCCCCGTTCGGGCGGAAAGGGCCCAGGTGAGGAAGGCCAGGGCCATCCCCACCCCGGGGCCCAAAAGCGCCCCGAAAAGGGCTGCCATATGCACCTGGTGGGGGCCCACGGGCACCTCCGCCCGGCCCTCTTGGAAGCGCCTCAGGAAGAGGTTGGCGTAGCCGGCGATGAGCCCAAGCCCCCCCGCCGCCAGGAGGGCCCCGTCCAGGGCTTCCCGGAAGGGAAGGGGAAAGGAGCGGAGCCAGGCGGAGAAGAGACCCAGGAAGAGGAGGCCGTAGGTGAGGGCATCGGGAAGCTCAAAGGTGTCCAGGTCAATGAAGGAAAGGGCCACCAGGAGGCCCAAGAAGGCGAAGACCAAAAGGGCTTCCACCGAGGGCGGGTAGAAGAGGGCGGCGAGGAGGAAAAGCCCCCCGGTTAGGCCCTCCACCAGGGGGTAGCGGGGGCTTATGGGCTTGCCGCAGTAGCGGCACCGCCCCTTAAGGGCCAGGTAGGAAAGGACGGGGACCAGGTCCATGGGGGAAAGCCGATGCCCGCAATGGGGGCAACGGGAAGGGGGGAAGGCGATGGACTCCCCTTTGGGCAGGCGGTGGATGACCACGTTGAGGAATGAGCCCACCACGAGGCCTAAGACCAGGGCGAAGAGGGGCCACATGGGGGCATTCTACGCACCCTGGGGTGGGGGGCGAAAGGCCTTTTGCCAAGCTTTCACGGCCCGGGTGTAGGATGCTTCCGTGACGCCGGAAACCGCTTACCAAAACCTCTTGGAGTTCCAAAGGGAAACCGCCTACCTGGCCTCCTTAGGGGCCTTGGCCGCCTGGGACCAACGCACCATGATCCCCAAGAAGGGGCACGAGCACCGGGCAAGGCAGATGGCCGCCCTGGCCCGGCTCCTCCACCAGCGCATGACCGACCCCCGGATCGGGGAGTGGCTGGAGAAGGTGGAGGGTTCTAGCCTGGTGCAGGACCCCTATTCGGATGCGGCGGTGAACGTGCGGGAGTGGCGCCAGGCCTACGAGAGGACCCGGGCCATTCCCGAAAGGCTTGCCGTGGAGCTTGCCCAGGCGGAAAGCGAGAGCGAAAGCTTCTGGGAAGAGGCGAGGCCCCGCAACGATTGGCAAGGTTTCCTCCCGTATCTGAAGCGGGTTTTCTCCCTCACCCAGGAGAAGGCAAAGATCCTCTATAGCCTTCCCCCCGCTCCTGGGGACCCGCCCTACGGGGAGGTCTACGACGCCCTTTTGGACGGGTACGAGCCGGGGATGCGCGTGGCGGAGCTTTTGCCCCTCTTCGCCGAGCTCAGGGAGGGATTGAAGAAGCTTCTGGACCAAATCCAGGGTAGCCCCAAGCGGCCCAGGACGGAGGTCCTCCACCGCCATTACCCCAAGGAGGCCCAGCGGGCCTTTGCCCTGGAGCTTCTTCAGGCGTGCGGGTATGACCTCGAGGCCGGCCGCCTGGACCCCACGGCCCACCCCTTTGAGATCTCCATCGGCCCCGGGGACGTGCGCATCACCACCCGGTACTTTGAGGACTTCTTCAACGCCGGCATCTTCGGCACCCTGCACGAGATGGGCCACGCCCTCTACGAGCAGGGCCTGCCCAAGGAGCACTGGGGCACCCCCAGGGGGGAGGCGGTCTCCTTGGGGGTGCACGAGTCGCAAAGCCGCACCTGGGAGAACCTGGTGGGCCGCTCCCGGGGCTTTTGGGAGCGCTTCTTCCCCCGGGCGAAGGAGGTCTTCCCCAGCCTCGCCGACGTGCACCTGGAGGAGTTCCACTTCGCCGTGAACGCCGTGGAGCCCTCCCTGATCCGGGTGGAGGCGGACGAGGTCACCTACAACCTCCACATCCTGGTGCGCCTGGAGCTCGAGGTGGCCCTCTTCCGGGGCGAGCTCGCCCTGGAAGACCTCTCCGAGGCCTGGGCGGAGAAGTACCGGGCCTACCTTGGGGTAGCGCCCAAGGACTACAAGGACGGGGTCATGCAGGACGTCCACTGGTCCGGGGGGCTTTTCGGCTACTTCCCCACCTACACCCTGGGCAACCTCTACGCCGCCCAGTTCTTCAAGAAGGCGGAGGCGGAGCTTGGGGCCTTGGAGCCCTTCTTCGCCCGGGGGGAGTTCCGCCCCTTTTTGGACTGGAGCCGGGCCAAGATCCACGCCGAGGGGAGCCGCCTCCGCCCCAAGGCCCTGGTGGAGCGGGTGACCGGGGAGGCCCCAAGCGCCAAGCCCTTCCTCGCCTACCTGGAGCGCAAGTTCAGCGCCCTTTACGGCCTCTGAGGCCAGGCGGGGAGGAGGGCGAAGGCCAGGAGGCCGCTTGCCACCCACAAGGCCCCCTCTCCCCGGCCCAGGGCCTCGGCCCCCAGGCCCGCCAGGGCCGGGCCTAAGGCTTGGCCCAGGGCGAAGGCTGCCGTGGAAAGCCCCATGGCCCTAGGCCAGGCGGAAGGGGGGAGGAGGGCGCGGAAGGCCTGGGTGATGGCGGTGATGACCCCCAGGAAGGAGAGGCCAAAGAGGAAGGCGCTAAGCCCGGGAAGCCCTTGGGCCAAGGGGGGTAAGCTTCCCAGAAAGAGCACCAGGAGTACGTGGAATAGCCCCCGCCTCCCCCCCACCCGCTCCACCCAGGGGCCCCAGACCACCCCCGTGAGGAGGGCCCCCAGGCCGAGGAGGGTGAATAGCAGGGTCCAGTCCCCCACCGCCGTGGTCACGAAGGTCATGTAGCCGATGTACCCCGCCCCGTAAAGGCCGTAGGCCAGGAGGAGGGGGAGGATGGGCCTGAGGCTTCCCTCCCCCCGGGCGGGGGGCGGGGGTTCCTTGAGCGCTCCCCAGGCGGCGAGGGGGGCTAGGGAGAGGAGAAAGCCCCCAAGGCCAAGCCGCCCGAAGGCCCCTTCCGGCGTGTCCGCCCCCAGGAGGAGCCAAGGGGCGAGGAGGATGCCAAGGCCCACCCCGCCGTAGTAGGCGCCCAAGGCCCGGCCCGTACCCCCAAGGGCCATGAGCAGGGCAGCCCCGCCCACGAAGACCAGAGCCCCGAGCGCGCCCTGGAGAAGCCTCAGGCCAAAGGCCCAGGTGTAGCCCCCCGCCCCGGTGAGGGCAAGGACCCCTCCTTGAAGGAGGAGAGCCAGGAAAAACCCCCTTCGGTAGCCGAGCCATGCCAGAAGGCGGTGGCTAAAGAGGGCCCCCAGGAAGTAGCCCAAGGTGTTGGCGCTACCCAAAAGCCCCCCCTGGGCGTAGGAAAGCCCCCAGGCGGCCTGCATGAGGGGGAGGACCAAAGCGTAAGCGAAGCGCCCAAGGCCCAGGGCCACCCCTGGCCCCAGGGCGAGGAGGAGGGCTTTAGTAGCCATGGAGAAGCCCAAGCCGCTTGGCCCGGCGCACCGCCCCCTGGAAGAGGAGGACGCCCAAGCCCAAATAGGCGAGCCCGTTGAGAAAGGCAAGGCCTAAGGCCCCGGGGTCCAAGGGCGCGCCCTCCGCCAGCATCCCCCGGGCCAGGGCCGCCCCCGGGGCCAAGGGCAGGAGGGCGAAAAGCCCCTTGCCCGGAGCCTGGAGGAGGAAGAGGAGGAGGAACTGGGAAAGCCCCAGAAGCTGGCCCACCCGTTTGTAGAGGAGGGCAAGGCTACCCATGGCGAAGCCTAGGCCATAGCCGCCCAAAAGCACCGCCAGGAAGGGGAGGACCACCCCAGGGGCGAAGGCCAGGCGGGCCCCGGTGAGGGCCATGAGCACCAGGGCGATGAGGAAGACCAAGAGCCCCTGGGAAAGGAGTCCCGCCAAGTTCCGCACCAGAAAGAGGGGGATGGGGCCATAGGGGGTGAGGAAGACCTGCTCCAGGGTGCCCGTCTGAGCTTCCTCCATGAGGCCGAAGGAAAGGCCGTTGTAAGCGGATAGGGCAAAGGTCCAAAGGAGGTAGCCCACCAGGACCGCTTCCAGCCTTCCCCCGAACTCCGCCCCCGGTCCCGCCAGGAAGCGGGCGCCCAGGAAGAGGAGGTAGAAGATGAGGCTCAGGGTGACCACCGCCCCCAAAAGCTCCAAAGGATAGCGGCG
The window above is part of the Thermus hydrothermalis genome. Proteins encoded here:
- a CDS encoding prepilin peptidase, encoding MWPLFALVLGLVVGSFLNVVIHRLPKGESIAFPPSRCPHCGHRLSPMDLVPVLSYLALKGRCRYCGKPISPRYPLVEGLTGGLFLLAALFYPPSVEALLVFAFLGLLVALSFIDLDTFELPDALTYGLLFLGLFSAWLRSFPLPFREALDGALLAAGGLGLIAGYANLFLRRFQEGRAEVPVGPHQVHMAALFGALLGPGVGMALAFLTWALSARTGKPVVLPDRLTLPLLPLALLLAPALDLDFLLSLKGALLAAGGLALAGGLYWAFRPVPEGEEEEPVAMGYGDVKLLGALGAWLGPYAFLALFLGVFAGAVVGLLFRQRKIPFGPYLALGGVAAFFFGETLWRAYLAWLGLG
- a CDS encoding carboxypeptidase M32, which produces MTPETAYQNLLEFQRETAYLASLGALAAWDQRTMIPKKGHEHRARQMAALARLLHQRMTDPRIGEWLEKVEGSSLVQDPYSDAAVNVREWRQAYERTRAIPERLAVELAQAESESESFWEEARPRNDWQGFLPYLKRVFSLTQEKAKILYSLPPAPGDPPYGEVYDALLDGYEPGMRVAELLPLFAELREGLKKLLDQIQGSPKRPRTEVLHRHYPKEAQRAFALELLQACGYDLEAGRLDPTAHPFEISIGPGDVRITTRYFEDFFNAGIFGTLHEMGHALYEQGLPKEHWGTPRGEAVSLGVHESQSRTWENLVGRSRGFWERFFPRAKEVFPSLADVHLEEFHFAVNAVEPSLIRVEADEVTYNLHILVRLELEVALFRGELALEDLSEAWAEKYRAYLGVAPKDYKDGVMQDVHWSGGLFGYFPTYTLGNLYAAQFFKKAEAELGALEPFFARGEFRPFLDWSRAKIHAEGSRLRPKALVERVTGEAPSAKPFLAYLERKFSALYGL
- a CDS encoding YbfB/YjiJ family MFS transporter, translating into MATKALLLALGPGVALGLGRFAYALVLPLMQAAWGLSYAQGGLLGSANTLGYFLGALFSHRLLAWLGYRRGFFLALLLQGGVLALTGAGGYTWAFGLRLLQGALGALVFVGGAALLMALGGTGRALGAYYGGVGLGILLAPWLLLGADTPEGAFGRLGLGGFLLSLAPLAAWGALKEPPPPARGEGSLRPILPLLLAYGLYGAGYIGYMTFVTTAVGDWTLLFTLLGLGALLTGVVWGPWVERVGGRRGLFHVLLVLFLGSLPPLAQGLPGLSAFLFGLSFLGVITAITQAFRALLPPSAWPRAMGLSTAAFALGQALGPALAGLGAEALGRGEGALWVASGLLAFALLPAWPQRP
- a CDS encoding ABC transporter permease translates to MLELFLAEFWRSLLYLRRYPLELLGAVVTLSLIFYLLFLGARFLAGPGAEFGGRLEAVLVGYLLWTFALSAYNGLSFGLMEEAQTGTLEQVFLTPYGPIPLFLVRNLAGLLSQGLLVFLIALVLMALTGARLAFAPGVVLPFLAVLLGGYGLGFAMGSLALLYKRVGQLLGLSQFLLLFLLQAPGKGLFALLPLAPGAALARGMLAEGAPLDPGALGLAFLNGLAYLGLGVLLFQGAVRRAKRLGLLHGY